Proteins encoded by one window of Synechococcus sp. MVIR-18-1:
- a CDS encoding photosystem II protein Y, translated as MDWRIIAVFTPIVLAISWAVFNIGRAALGQLQLAVKDFKKNQS; from the coding sequence ATGGATTGGCGAATAATTGCTGTTTTTACGCCCATTGTGCTAGCAATCTCTTGGGCTGTCTTTAATATAGGGCGTGCGGCGTTGGGACAGCTGCAATTAGCTGTCAAGGATTTCAAGAAAAATCAATCATGA